Proteins encoded in a region of the Manis javanica isolate MJ-LG chromosome 15, MJ_LKY, whole genome shotgun sequence genome:
- the GPR19 gene encoding probable G-protein coupled receptor 19 isoform X1, whose protein sequence is MVFAHRMDNSKPPLVTPTLLVPLQNHSCSGTVTLLPSRDLMSEERGWRSNSTDLRQGPRAGEVAAASIFFGTLWLFSLLGNSLVCLVIHRSRRTQSTTNYFVVSMACADLLISVASTPFVLLQFSTGRWTLGNAMCKVVRYFQYLTPGVQIYVLLSICMDRFYTIVYPLSFKVSREKAKKMIAAAWGLEAAFVTPVFFFYGSTWDNRCNRFLPPSWEGTAYTVLHFLVSFVIPSVLIILFYQKVIKYIWRIGTDGRTVRRTMNIVPRTKVKTIKMFLILNLLFLLSWLPFHVAQLWHPHERDDKKSSLVFTAITWIAFSSSASKPTLYSIYNANFRRGMKETFCMSSMKCYRSNAYAITTSSRMAKKNYVGISEIPPTAKTITKDSIYDSFDREAKEKKLAWPINSNAPNTFV, encoded by the coding sequence ATGGTTTTTGCTCACAGAATGGATAACAGCAAGCCGCCCTTGGTGACCCCTACACTTCTGGTGCCCCTTCAAAAccacagctgctctgggacagtgACCCTCCTGCCCAGCCGTGACCTGATGTCCGAGGAGCGCGGCTGGAGGAGCAACAGCACAGACCTGCGGCAGGGACCGAGGGCCGGGGAAGTGGCCGCCGCCAGCATTTTCTTTGGGACCCTGTGGTTGTTTTCTCTCTTGGGCAATTCCCTGGTTTGTCTGGTCATCCACAGGAGTAGGAGGACTCAGTCCACCACCAACTACTTTGTGGTCTCCATGGCGTGTGCTGATCTTCTCATCAGCGTGGCCAGCACGCCTTTTGTCCTGCTTCAGTTCTCCACCGGGAGGTGGACACTTGGCAATGCCATGTGCAAGGTCGTGCGGTATTTCCAGTATCTCACCCCAGGCGTCCAGATCTATGTCCTGCTCTCCATCTGCATGGACCGGTTCTACACCATTGTCTATCCTCTGAGCTTCAAGGTGTCCCGGGAAAAGGCTAAGAAGATGATTGCAGCCGCGTGGGGCTTGGAGGCGGCCTTTGTGACCCCCGTGTTCTTTTTCTATGGCTCCACCTGGGACAATCGTTGTAAccgtttcctccctccctcttgggAAGGGACTGCCTATACAGTCCTCCATTTCTTGGTGAGCTTCGTGATCCCATCCGTCCTCATAATCTTGTTTTACCAGAAGGTCATAAAGTACATTTGGAGGATAGGTACTGATGGCCGAACAGTGAGGAGGACGATGAACATTGTCCCAAGGACAAAAGTGAAAACTATCAAAATGTTCCTCATTTTAAATCTATTGTTTCTGCTCTCCTGGCTGCCTTTTCACGTAGCTCAGCTGTGGCACCCCCATGAAAGAGACGATAAGAAAAGTTCCCTTGTTTTCACAGCCATCACATGGATAGCCTTTAGCTCTTCAGCCTCTAAACCTACTCTGTATTCAATTTATAATGCTAATTTCAGGCGAGGAATGAAGGAGACGTTTTGCATGTCCTCAATGAAATGTTACCGAAGCAATGCCTATGCTATCACCACTAGTTCCAGAATGGCCAAAAAAAACTATGTTGGCATTTCAGAAATCCCTCCCACGGCCAAAACTATCACCAAAGACTCAATCTATGATTCGTTTGACAGAGAAGCCAAGGAAAAAAAGCTTGCTTGGCCCATTAATTCAAATGCACCAAATACTTTTGTCTAA
- the GPR19 gene encoding probable G-protein coupled receptor 19 isoform X2, with translation MDNSKPPLVTPTLLVPLQNHSCSGTVTLLPSRDLMSEERGWRSNSTDLRQGPRAGEVAAASIFFGTLWLFSLLGNSLVCLVIHRSRRTQSTTNYFVVSMACADLLISVASTPFVLLQFSTGRWTLGNAMCKVVRYFQYLTPGVQIYVLLSICMDRFYTIVYPLSFKVSREKAKKMIAAAWGLEAAFVTPVFFFYGSTWDNRCNRFLPPSWEGTAYTVLHFLVSFVIPSVLIILFYQKVIKYIWRIGTDGRTVRRTMNIVPRTKVKTIKMFLILNLLFLLSWLPFHVAQLWHPHERDDKKSSLVFTAITWIAFSSSASKPTLYSIYNANFRRGMKETFCMSSMKCYRSNAYAITTSSRMAKKNYVGISEIPPTAKTITKDSIYDSFDREAKEKKLAWPINSNAPNTFV, from the coding sequence ATGGATAACAGCAAGCCGCCCTTGGTGACCCCTACACTTCTGGTGCCCCTTCAAAAccacagctgctctgggacagtgACCCTCCTGCCCAGCCGTGACCTGATGTCCGAGGAGCGCGGCTGGAGGAGCAACAGCACAGACCTGCGGCAGGGACCGAGGGCCGGGGAAGTGGCCGCCGCCAGCATTTTCTTTGGGACCCTGTGGTTGTTTTCTCTCTTGGGCAATTCCCTGGTTTGTCTGGTCATCCACAGGAGTAGGAGGACTCAGTCCACCACCAACTACTTTGTGGTCTCCATGGCGTGTGCTGATCTTCTCATCAGCGTGGCCAGCACGCCTTTTGTCCTGCTTCAGTTCTCCACCGGGAGGTGGACACTTGGCAATGCCATGTGCAAGGTCGTGCGGTATTTCCAGTATCTCACCCCAGGCGTCCAGATCTATGTCCTGCTCTCCATCTGCATGGACCGGTTCTACACCATTGTCTATCCTCTGAGCTTCAAGGTGTCCCGGGAAAAGGCTAAGAAGATGATTGCAGCCGCGTGGGGCTTGGAGGCGGCCTTTGTGACCCCCGTGTTCTTTTTCTATGGCTCCACCTGGGACAATCGTTGTAAccgtttcctccctccctcttgggAAGGGACTGCCTATACAGTCCTCCATTTCTTGGTGAGCTTCGTGATCCCATCCGTCCTCATAATCTTGTTTTACCAGAAGGTCATAAAGTACATTTGGAGGATAGGTACTGATGGCCGAACAGTGAGGAGGACGATGAACATTGTCCCAAGGACAAAAGTGAAAACTATCAAAATGTTCCTCATTTTAAATCTATTGTTTCTGCTCTCCTGGCTGCCTTTTCACGTAGCTCAGCTGTGGCACCCCCATGAAAGAGACGATAAGAAAAGTTCCCTTGTTTTCACAGCCATCACATGGATAGCCTTTAGCTCTTCAGCCTCTAAACCTACTCTGTATTCAATTTATAATGCTAATTTCAGGCGAGGAATGAAGGAGACGTTTTGCATGTCCTCAATGAAATGTTACCGAAGCAATGCCTATGCTATCACCACTAGTTCCAGAATGGCCAAAAAAAACTATGTTGGCATTTCAGAAATCCCTCCCACGGCCAAAACTATCACCAAAGACTCAATCTATGATTCGTTTGACAGAGAAGCCAAGGAAAAAAAGCTTGCTTGGCCCATTAATTCAAATGCACCAAATACTTTTGTCTAA